The DNA window CATGCTATCAATTACAAACAAGATAATTTGAAAGTTAATTTCAGCTCTAGCACAGATCCCATCTCGCAAtaaaacatttatcaaaaggATTTATATGCTAGCTCCAAGTGAAAAGGGAAGTCTTATTTTCCCTTGTAAATTACAAATGCAATATCCGTGTGATATTTGAGGACCGATGGACACAAttttatggtttgatttttttatcgtaatatatatttaattgtcgatattttaattgattttgtaaactttcttttgttttgattaggTAAGAGAAATTGGAGATAATCTTAggatttgctttgatttttttatttactttccaTGTTAAGTAGCTTTTTCAAACGTATCAGACGTATTTAGgttcaagaaaatcaagaatttagttgttttttgtttttggtatttgaAGGTTTTGACgaggaaaaaaacttaaattaaatcttTAGGCTATGTATATCAAACAATAATTCTTGGACCATGGACAACTGGTTGTGGTATATCTGAAAAGGAGGCCCTGAAATATTTGATGCATGAATATCAAAAGCATGTGCAGATAAGAATCTATGGTTGCAGGCCGTAAAAAAGGCAACTATTTACATGATTACAAGATTGAGGTCCGATCGTGGCTACTTGAATCCATCCCCAGTTGGAATCATCACCTCTGTATCAGCTGAAACTGATTAGGGTATCTATAATTCAGGGTTAAATCCAGCCCAGTAAACAATTTTGCAGCTACCAGCACTGATCAGTTTCCCATCTTCGCCTAGTGTAGGCAGGAAATCCAGCAGCTACAACATTTGTTTCCATTGTTGCTGCAGACATTACAAACGGAGAGCTCATTTGCCTTCCAGGTCTAAAAAGCGAACGGTCATAATCTGCACGTTTGTCAGGGTCCGACAGAGTTTCATAAGCTTCGTGTACTTTAATGAACTCATAAGCTGTGTCTTCCTTTTGAACGTTAGCTGCAACATCAGGATGCAATGTTCTTGCTAGCTTTCTGTAAGCAGCCTTGATTTCCTGGCAAGTGGCACCCATTTGAATCCCGAGAACTTCGTAGAGAGATATTTGCGTGGCATTGCGGGATGGTGGTCGCTCGGCGGTGGAAGCGCAGGAGGCAGAGACACTGAAGGGGCGGAAGCTGGCACGAAATGGAAGCGAATGAGGCTGATTGGTCGAGAACTTTGAGCCAATGAAAGGAGAAGAGGAGGAGCTGAAAGACGCTAGAGAAGATGTGGAAGCCATGATTGAAAATACACTAACGATACTTGTGTTTCCTGGTGTGCTGTGTGGTTAAGGAGGTTGAGGAGTTAAGGAAAGGATGAGTCGTTATTTATAAGGAGGCGGGAAATTGATTAACCATGGTTAGTTTGGTGGATTGGCGAATTATGGACTTATCTATTTACAGGGATCTTGTATCTTAAAGGAGGGCAAAAATTATCACTCTGA is part of the Populus trichocarpa isolate Nisqually-1 chromosome 2, P.trichocarpa_v4.1, whole genome shotgun sequence genome and encodes:
- the LOC7490642 gene encoding chaperone protein dnaJ 11, chloroplastic; the encoded protein is MASTSSLASFSSSSSPFIGSKFSTNQPHSLPFRASFRPFSVSASCASTAERPPSRNATQISLYEVLGIQMGATCQEIKAAYRKLARTLHPDVAANVQKEDTAYEFIKVHEAYETLSDPDKRADYDRSLFRPGRQMSSPFVMSAATMETNVVAAGFPAYTRRRWETDQCW